The following are from one region of the Lycium ferocissimum isolate CSIRO_LF1 unplaced genomic scaffold, AGI_CSIRO_Lferr_CH_V1 ctg2829, whole genome shotgun sequence genome:
- the LOC132043733 gene encoding early nodulin-like protein 2 isoform X4 — MALQTHVVVLLLLSCLFRSSYSYQFVVNWVPNPSENYNSLSQRLRFQINDSVLFKYKQGGDSVLEVSKDDYDKCNTNSPIKKMEDGNSMFTFDRSGPFYFISGNKDSCNKGQKIQIVVISVRKTTPPAPKTPAPAATPPATAPPSNGSSTPSPSAGSTTPPPKTSAPSASSPVAAPPKGSSTPTIPSPNGAPTSTPTGKTPTSSPTPAGSNVSPPSPATGGTPTISPAANAPSTNSPGSSSPAAGGPSGSIIAPTAGGPSAGGPSAGSLAPAGGPSAGTLAPAGGPSAGANAPAGGPSAGANAPGSPADINSPSGSPGNPNSFAVKAFTPSVVLVSAVSLVLTMALGDFIISP, encoded by the exons ATGGCTCTACAGACACATGTTGTTGTGTTACTTTTATTATCTTGTTTGTTTAGGTCTTCATATTCTTATCAATTTGTGGTTAATTGGGTCCCTAATCCTTCTGAAAATTACAACAGTTTGTCTCAACGTTTGAGATTCCAAATCAATGACTCCGTTT TGTTCAAGTATAAGCAAGGAGGAGATTCAGTGTTGGAGGTGAGCAAGGATGATTATGACAAGTGCAACACAAACAGTCCAATCAAGAAGATGGAGGATGGAAACTCCATGTTCACATTTGATCGTTCTGGTCCTTTTTACTTCATTAGTGGCAACAAAGATAGTTGTAATAAAGGACAAAAGATACAAATTGTTGTAATATCTGTTAGGAAAACAACCCCACCAGCACCCAAAACTCCGGCACCGGCCGCCACCCCTCCAGCAACCGCTCCGCCTAGCAACGGATCATCCACACCATCTCCCTCTGCAG GTTCTACTACTCCACCACCCAAAACTTCAGCCCCTTCCGCCAGCTCTCCGGTGGCTGCTCCGCCTAAAGGATCGTCCACACCTACTATACCATCACCAAATGGGGCACCAACTTCTACTCCTACAG GTAAAACACCGACCTCATCACCTACACCTGCCGGTTCAAATGTATCTCCTCCGTCTCCTGCGACCGGAGGAACTCCCACAATATCTCCGGCAGCAAATGCACCGTCAACCAATAGTCCAGGTTCTTCATCACCGGCAGCAGGTGGTCCATCCGGAAGTATTATTGCACCGACAGCAGGGGGACCATCTGCAGGAGGACCGTCTGCAG GTTCATTAGCACCAGCAGGAGGACCGTCTGCCGGTACG TTAGCACCAGCAGGAGGGCCATCCGCTGGTGCTAATGCACCTGCAGGAGGGCCATCCGCCGGTGCTAATGCACCGGGAAGTCCAGCGGACATTAATTCGCCAAGTGGCTCACCAGGCAACCCAAATTCATTTGCAGTAAAGGCATTTACTCCATCAGTTGTCCTTGTGTCAGCCG
- the LOC132043733 gene encoding early nodulin-like protein 2 isoform X1, with protein MALQTHVVVLLLLSCLFRSSYSYQFVVNWVPNPSENYNSLSQRLRFQINDSVLFKYKQGGDSVLEVSKDDYDKCNTNSPIKKMEDGNSMFTFDRSGPFYFISGNKDSCNKGQKIQIVVISVRKTTPPAPKTPAPAATPPATAPPSNGSSTPSPSAGSTTPPPKTSAPSASSPVAAPPKGSSTPTIPSPNGAPTSTPTGKTPTSSPTPAGSNVSPPSPATGGTPTISPAANAPSTNSPGSSSPAAGGPSGSIIAPTAGGPSAGGPSAGALAPPAGGPSAGSLAPAGGPSAGTLAPAGGPPAGSLAPAGGPSAGANAPAGGPSAGANAPGSPADINSPSGSPGNPNSFAVKAFTPSVVLVSAVSLVLTMALGDFIISP; from the exons ATGGCTCTACAGACACATGTTGTTGTGTTACTTTTATTATCTTGTTTGTTTAGGTCTTCATATTCTTATCAATTTGTGGTTAATTGGGTCCCTAATCCTTCTGAAAATTACAACAGTTTGTCTCAACGTTTGAGATTCCAAATCAATGACTCCGTTT TGTTCAAGTATAAGCAAGGAGGAGATTCAGTGTTGGAGGTGAGCAAGGATGATTATGACAAGTGCAACACAAACAGTCCAATCAAGAAGATGGAGGATGGAAACTCCATGTTCACATTTGATCGTTCTGGTCCTTTTTACTTCATTAGTGGCAACAAAGATAGTTGTAATAAAGGACAAAAGATACAAATTGTTGTAATATCTGTTAGGAAAACAACCCCACCAGCACCCAAAACTCCGGCACCGGCCGCCACCCCTCCAGCAACCGCTCCGCCTAGCAACGGATCATCCACACCATCTCCCTCTGCAG GTTCTACTACTCCACCACCCAAAACTTCAGCCCCTTCCGCCAGCTCTCCGGTGGCTGCTCCGCCTAAAGGATCGTCCACACCTACTATACCATCACCAAATGGGGCACCAACTTCTACTCCTACAG GTAAAACACCGACCTCATCACCTACACCTGCCGGTTCAAATGTATCTCCTCCGTCTCCTGCGACCGGAGGAACTCCCACAATATCTCCGGCAGCAAATGCACCGTCAACCAATAGTCCAGGTTCTTCATCACCGGCAGCAGGTGGTCCATCCGGAAGTATTATTGCACCGACAGCAGGGGGACCATCTGCAGGAGGACCGTCTGCAGGTGCATTAGCACCACCTGCAGGCGGACCCTCTGCAGGTTCATTAGCACCAGCAGGAGGACCGTCTGCCGGTACGTTAGCACCGGCTGGAGGACCGCCTGCGGGTTCATTAGCACCAGCAGGAGGGCCATCCGCTGGTGCTAATGCACCTGCAGGAGGGCCATCCGCCGGTGCTAATGCACCGGGAAGTCCAGCGGACATTAATTCGCCAAGTGGCTCACCAGGCAACCCAAATTCATTTGCAGTAAAGGCATTTACTCCATCAGTTGTCCTTGTGTCAGCCG
- the LOC132043733 gene encoding early nodulin-like protein 2 isoform X3 — protein sequence MALQTHVVVLLLLSCLFRSSYSYQFVVNWVPNPSENYNSLSQRLRFQINDSVLFKYKQGGDSVLEVSKDDYDKCNTNSPIKKMEDGNSMFTFDRSGPFYFISGNKDSCNKGQKIQIVVISVRKTTPPAPKTPAPAATPPATAPPSNGSSTPSPSAGSTTPPPKTSAPSASSPVAAPPKGSSTPTIPSPNGAPTSTPTGKTPTSSPTPAGSNVSPPSPATGGTPTISPAANAPSTNSPGSSSPAAGGPSGSIIAPTAGGPSAGGPSAGSLAPAGGPSAGTLAPAGGPPAGSLAPAGGPSAGANAPAGGPSAGANAPGSPADINSPSGSPGNPNSFAVKAFTPSVVLVSAVSLVLTMALGDFIISP from the exons ATGGCTCTACAGACACATGTTGTTGTGTTACTTTTATTATCTTGTTTGTTTAGGTCTTCATATTCTTATCAATTTGTGGTTAATTGGGTCCCTAATCCTTCTGAAAATTACAACAGTTTGTCTCAACGTTTGAGATTCCAAATCAATGACTCCGTTT TGTTCAAGTATAAGCAAGGAGGAGATTCAGTGTTGGAGGTGAGCAAGGATGATTATGACAAGTGCAACACAAACAGTCCAATCAAGAAGATGGAGGATGGAAACTCCATGTTCACATTTGATCGTTCTGGTCCTTTTTACTTCATTAGTGGCAACAAAGATAGTTGTAATAAAGGACAAAAGATACAAATTGTTGTAATATCTGTTAGGAAAACAACCCCACCAGCACCCAAAACTCCGGCACCGGCCGCCACCCCTCCAGCAACCGCTCCGCCTAGCAACGGATCATCCACACCATCTCCCTCTGCAG GTTCTACTACTCCACCACCCAAAACTTCAGCCCCTTCCGCCAGCTCTCCGGTGGCTGCTCCGCCTAAAGGATCGTCCACACCTACTATACCATCACCAAATGGGGCACCAACTTCTACTCCTACAG GTAAAACACCGACCTCATCACCTACACCTGCCGGTTCAAATGTATCTCCTCCGTCTCCTGCGACCGGAGGAACTCCCACAATATCTCCGGCAGCAAATGCACCGTCAACCAATAGTCCAGGTTCTTCATCACCGGCAGCAGGTGGTCCATCCGGAAGTATTATTGCACCGACAGCAGGGGGACCATCTGCAGGAGGACCGTCTGCAG GTTCATTAGCACCAGCAGGAGGACCGTCTGCCGGTACGTTAGCACCGGCTGGAGGACCGCCTGCGGGTTCATTAGCACCAGCAGGAGGGCCATCCGCTGGTGCTAATGCACCTGCAGGAGGGCCATCCGCCGGTGCTAATGCACCGGGAAGTCCAGCGGACATTAATTCGCCAAGTGGCTCACCAGGCAACCCAAATTCATTTGCAGTAAAGGCATTTACTCCATCAGTTGTCCTTGTGTCAGCCG
- the LOC132043733 gene encoding early nodulin-like protein 2 isoform X2 has product MALQTHVVVLLLLSCLFRSSYSYQFVVNWVPNPSENYNSLSQRLRFQINDSVLFKYKQGGDSVLEVSKDDYDKCNTNSPIKKMEDGNSMFTFDRSGPFYFISGNKDSCNKGQKIQIVVISVRKTTPPAPKTPAPAATPPATAPPSNGSSTPSPSAGSTTPPPKTSAPSASSPVAAPPKGSSTPTIPSPNGAPTSTPTGKTPTSSPTPAGSNVSPPSPATGGTPTISPAANAPSTNSPGSSSPAAGGPSGSIIAPTAGGPSAGGPSAGALAPPAGGPSAGSLAPAGGPSAGTLAPAGGPSAGANAPAGGPSAGANAPGSPADINSPSGSPGNPNSFAVKAFTPSVVLVSAVSLVLTMALGDFIISP; this is encoded by the exons ATGGCTCTACAGACACATGTTGTTGTGTTACTTTTATTATCTTGTTTGTTTAGGTCTTCATATTCTTATCAATTTGTGGTTAATTGGGTCCCTAATCCTTCTGAAAATTACAACAGTTTGTCTCAACGTTTGAGATTCCAAATCAATGACTCCGTTT TGTTCAAGTATAAGCAAGGAGGAGATTCAGTGTTGGAGGTGAGCAAGGATGATTATGACAAGTGCAACACAAACAGTCCAATCAAGAAGATGGAGGATGGAAACTCCATGTTCACATTTGATCGTTCTGGTCCTTTTTACTTCATTAGTGGCAACAAAGATAGTTGTAATAAAGGACAAAAGATACAAATTGTTGTAATATCTGTTAGGAAAACAACCCCACCAGCACCCAAAACTCCGGCACCGGCCGCCACCCCTCCAGCAACCGCTCCGCCTAGCAACGGATCATCCACACCATCTCCCTCTGCAG GTTCTACTACTCCACCACCCAAAACTTCAGCCCCTTCCGCCAGCTCTCCGGTGGCTGCTCCGCCTAAAGGATCGTCCACACCTACTATACCATCACCAAATGGGGCACCAACTTCTACTCCTACAG GTAAAACACCGACCTCATCACCTACACCTGCCGGTTCAAATGTATCTCCTCCGTCTCCTGCGACCGGAGGAACTCCCACAATATCTCCGGCAGCAAATGCACCGTCAACCAATAGTCCAGGTTCTTCATCACCGGCAGCAGGTGGTCCATCCGGAAGTATTATTGCACCGACAGCAGGGGGACCATCTGCAGGAGGACCGTCTGCAGGTGCATTAGCACCACCTGCAGGCGGACCCTCTGCAGGTTCATTAGCACCAGCAGGAGGACCGTCTGCCGGTACG TTAGCACCAGCAGGAGGGCCATCCGCTGGTGCTAATGCACCTGCAGGAGGGCCATCCGCCGGTGCTAATGCACCGGGAAGTCCAGCGGACATTAATTCGCCAAGTGGCTCACCAGGCAACCCAAATTCATTTGCAGTAAAGGCATTTACTCCATCAGTTGTCCTTGTGTCAGCCG